GTTTTTATGTATTTATCTCTATAATATTTGGCAACTTTATCAGCTAAGAATAATGGATAATTATAACCTAATGCTTCTGGTATTGGTTCTTTGCCTAGAGTGAACAAGACACTAAGTATTTCATCCCAATTTTTATTTAATGTGGTTTCAATTAAGAAGACCCATGAAAAAGGAAAAAGCTTGAAGTATGCTCCCCTAATTTTACCTTTAGTATAAACTGGGACTAACCAAGGTGTTTCATAGTCCATTTCTATTCTTTCTGAAGGATCTTTTATTATTGCAATTACGTTCTCTCTTTCATATTCGTCCATACTGATTTTTCTATCTAAAAACAAAATTTCTGAACTAGATTTATCAGCTTGCTCATATTCCATCTTTCTCATTTCTTCCTCTGGTTTGCAGTCTTCACAAATTTTTTCTTCATAACTTATTTTAGAAATTA
The nucleotide sequence above comes from Sulfurisphaera javensis. Encoded proteins:
- a CDS encoding DNA double-strand break repair nuclease NurA; the encoded protein is MSSNGVFTTIINLIKGKYGEWNFTFSAIDGSFHEVQYTHGNVAYIVVSKVDGEVVSNKILISKISYEEKICEDCKPEEEMRKMEYEQADKSSSEILFLDRKISMDEYERENVIAIIKDPSERIEMDYETPWLVPVYTKGKIRGAYFKLFPFSWVFLIETTLNKNWDEILSVLFTLGKEPIPEALGYNYPLFLADKVAKYYRDKYIKTLDFIISKFPQKYRQFRGIIEKNRRK